In one window of Osmia lignaria lignaria isolate PbOS001 chromosome 11, iyOsmLign1, whole genome shotgun sequence DNA:
- the NHP2 gene encoding NHP2 ribonucleoprotein, with the protein MEQVTVKMEIDDSMKEGDGDVIELSYEEKLKYTNAIAKPMAPKKLAKKIYKCIKKASKQKTYLRNGLKDVQKHLRKGEQGLVVFAGDVFPIEIMCHLPIVCEDKNIPYCYTPSRQDIGAAMGVKRGSLMVLIKEHSEYKDLYDEIKSAMVTLSTPL; encoded by the exons atgGAGCAAGTGACGGTTAAAATGGAAATTGACGACAGTATGAAAGAAGGAGATGGTGATGTTATAGAACTTAGttacgaagaaaaattgaaatacacaaATGCCATAGCCAAACCTATGGCTCCAAAGAAGTTAGCAAAAAAGatttataaatgtataaaaaaag CTTCAAAACAAAAAACATATCTTCGAAATGGATTAAAAGATGTTCAAAAACACCTTCGTAAGGGCGAACAAGG GTTAGTAGTGTTTGCTGGAGACGTTTTTCCTATAGAAATTATGTGTCATTTACCAATTGTATGTGAAGATAAAAATATTCCATATTGTTATACACCTTCAAGGCAAGATATCGGTGCTGCAATGGGTGTAAAAAGAGGCAGTCTTATGGTTCTTATTAAAGAACATTCAGAATATAAGGATCTTTATGATGAAATTAAATCTGCAATGGTAACATTATCAACTCCATTATGA
- the LOC117603685 gene encoding RING finger protein 37: MLFNFCDPRLRPEIHCNTISTEGYEISNLISDNDKGFLAYACIKPPVNIDITFLCNIRINHILIWPHVGSQKSSGFQLYSKTSNDASVPYTLLATGYLDHSNVGLLFYPPNVNHETISAPPNFLKRYMKPSMQYLTTYISNLRICICKTENSVPALGKIEVWGTVSPRCGKDTMASICTLWSKQQFSISESIKIPENNDPSVTTINNKEKLESSLQVPECFLDAITWEIMTQPILLPSGKIIDQTTLQKHEETEAIWGRRLTDPFTGMPFSEDRKPVIANALKARIDKFLLENSNVEEIKRLPRVLGRTSSSDTTDKKVLEIPKYLLKENVLNNSLSDNKSKLHSRIMNTQESKKFCHKLPVIVMSNKRNSSISSKSVKKLKTVNFNVSSCEEIESKKINNCTAESDSNIDAEVKKVVPHLKRFDSISEIHGESSKSNSCSCCPNGIFYQLPCKHVLCRKALLSIQDYHCTACGMSYNNSDIQRIYE; the protein is encoded by the exons ATGCTTTTTAATTTCTGTGATCCTCGTTTACGACCAGAAATTCATTGTAATACTATTAGTACAGAAGGATATGAAATCAGCAACCTCATAAGTGACAATGATAAAGGATTCTTAGCTTATGCTTGTATCAAACCTCCTGTCAATATTGATATTACATTTTTGTGTAACATACGTATCAATCATATTTTAATTTGGCCACATGTTGGCTCACAGAAATCATCAGGTTTTCAACTATACTCCAAAACAAGTAATGATGCCAGTGTGCCTTATACTTTATTAGCTACTGGATATTTAGATCATTCAAATGTTGGATTGCTGTTTTATCCACCGAATGTTAATCATGAAACAATTTCTGCTCCACCAAATTTTTTAAAGCGCTATATGAAACCTTCTATGCAGTACTTAACAACATATATAAGTAATTTAAGGATATGTATATGTAAAACAGAAAATTCAGTACCTGCATTAGGTAAGATTGAAGTATGGGGAACAGTATCACCACGGTGTGGAAAAGATACAATGGCCAGTATTTGTACTTTGTGGTCTAAACAACAGTTTTCTATATCTGAATCAATAAAAATACCAGAGAATAATGATCCGTCTGTTACTACTATtaataataa AGAAAAATTAGAATCATCTTTACAAGTTCCTGAATGTTTCTTAGATGCTATTACTTGGGAAATCATGACACAGCCTATTTTATTACCTAGTGGAAAAATAATTGATCAAACCACATTACAAAAACATGAAGAAACTGAAGCAATATGGGGAAGAAGATTAACAGATCCTTTTACTGGCATGCCATTTAGTGAAGATCGCAAGCCTGTTATTGCAAATGCTTTAAAAGCAAGAATAGATAAATTTTTACTTGAAAATAGTAATGTAGAAGAAATAAAGAGGCTGCCAAGAGTTTTAGGTCGTACATCATCTTCAGATACAACTGATAAGAAAGTATTGGAAATTcctaaatatttgttaaaagagAATGTGTTAAATAACAGTTTAAGTGACAATAAATCCAAATTGCATAGTAGAATAATGAATACAcaagaaagtaaaaaattttgTCATAAACTACCAGTTATTGTAATGTCTAATAAACGAAACTCTTCCATTTCAAGTAAATCAGTAAAGAAACTAAAGACTGTTAATTTTAATGTATCATCTTGTGAAGAAATAGAAAgcaaaaagataaataattgtACTGCTGAAAGTGATAGTAATATAGATGCTGAAGTTAAAAAAGTAGTGCCACATCTAAAACGTTTTGATAGTATTTCTGAAATACATGGTGAAAGCTCTAAATCAAATAGTTGTTCCTGTTGTCCTAATGGAATTTTTTACCAGCTTCCATGTAAACATGTATTATGTAGAAAAGCTTTACTATCTATCCAAGATTATCACTGTACAGCTTGTGGCATGTCTTATAATAATAGTGACATACAACGGATTTAtgaataa